CTTCGGCTAgggttttctctctctctctctctctgtgcctgAACCTCAGCAGGAAAGTAACCAAACCTTCGGATTCTATCAATGGAGACGATTCAGCCTCAGCAGCAAGAACAAGGGAGCGCGAGCAGATCGGAAAAGAGAAAGCCGGTGTTCGTGAAAGTGGATCAGCTGAAACCAGGAACGAGCGGTCACACACTGATCGCCAAGGTCTTGACCTCCAACAAGGTCTTGCAGAAGGGCCGCGCTGCCTCTCAGCACCTCCGCCAGACTCGCATCGCCGAGTGCCTTATCGGCGACGACACCGCCACCATCCTCTTCACCGCTCGCAACGATCAAGGTCCCTAACACTGACTatatctttctctctctgtgtgcttttgtacatacatatatgtgtaTGGAAATTGAAATGATTTGGTTTCAATGTGCTTGGTAATTTGCTCTTAGGActgaagtttttctttttgttgttgcTCTGGGGGTTGGGGGGGGATTTGCTCtatgtatattttattggcCTAAAATTTGAGTTTGGTTCTCTGTATTCTTTTGATTTGGGTCTCCGGGACTTTAATCAGAAGCTGGGAGTGATTGGTTGTccgttttcttttataaatttagataaATAAACGGATCCTTAGCACCTTTTTTGTCTCTTGTGTATGTGTCCGAACCGCATTTATGTGACTAACAATTTGGAAagggcatttttttttatttgatgtcTTGAAATGCTATGTTTAAGCTAGGATGAAGCTTGAGATAATGTGTACGAACTTTATCGAtcccaaaaaacaaaagtgTACGAACTTTATGGGAGCTTTATAGGATATACCCTCTTTTACATTGTTTTCCTTGCAATGTGGGTATGAAATCGAATCTCGTTGATCATAGTTTTCTTAGCCATACCGtcacatttcatatttttagttCTGTGAAAAGTAATTACTACACACTTCCACACCAGCGTAGGAAGCATATCTAGAACTACATGCTGGAgaatatatcaatttatctcTTGCTTTTTTTGAACCTGTAATCTTTTGCCATTAGTATGCAAAGTTGGTTTATCTTAAATTGATTATGACTGTTGCAGTTAGTATTCTTCAGAATCCCTATTTGGAGATTTAAGATTATCAGATTTCTCTGAgcaagtgtgtgcaagacaGCTTTCGAGTATCCCGGGATGTAGAGGGTCTTGGGGTGTATGTATGCATACAAGTGTGTGTAGTTGGAATATTGATTCCACTTTAGCGATTGAAGTTGTCTAGTACATGCATTAGTCCAATGGTTACAATGCTTGGCTCTTACTAATGATTTTATCAAGAAAGATAATAGCATGACATTGAGCATTAGTTCCATGCAGGTATATCCACTACCTGACAATTGGATTAGGCAATGGAGGTACATATATTGCAAAGAAAACGATCAAAGTAATTTTCCATCCCAATGTGTTGTAAACCGGTAGAAGGGGTTATGAGAGTAGCTTTATTGCTTTGGGGTCATCTTTTTAACGATTAAACATTTATTGGTGAATCCCATGTtggtttttcctttatttttttaaatgtttcaaAGTAATTACAGGTTTTGTTGTATGTTTTAGTTGCAGTTAATGAATATGgtgaaaaatgattaaaagcTCTCTGCCAAAATAAACCTTGGTGTAGATCacaaaaaactaaatatttttaaaaagtccATTTGATTGTAATCAATCTTCATGAGGTATCTCCACTGGACCTCCACTCCATTGAAAAAGTTATGGTGCATCAATTTCATTACCTGTTTGTGATGATAATGGTTGTATCTTTTTTGCAGTTGACTTGATGAAGCCAGGCGCCACTGTAATTCTTCGTAACGCAAAGATTGACATGTTTAAGGGGTCTATGAGGCTAGCTGTTGACAAATGGGGCCGCATTGAAGTTACTGAACCTGCTAAGTTCACGGTTCAAGAGGATAACAATCTCTCCCTGGTTGAATATGAGTTGGTGAATGTGGTCGAAGAGTGAGTGTTGTGAAATCAGCCGTGTGATACTAAAAGAGTGCTTTATAGGGGTTGGAAGTCCCATAATTTTTGCCCATATTCCTGTGGCATGGGGGTTACATTTTCTTTGTGCCGGTTGGGTTTGGTATACAAATATCAGTCAAAATAGTGTGTTTCCTTTACATGTATTTACATCTACTAGGATTAGTCTAATGCTTTGTGAACGGTTAAAGTGTGTAAACAATATTTATGAGTAGTAAGTTCCTTTCATATCTTGGAATGGTAAGCTATTTTAACTGATGAGAATAGGTTCCTTTGGAATCCTTTAATTTTTGTTCTACATTTTGGCTCCAGATTTATGAGATGATGGTAtatcatgatttttttatatttttttagtgaggTCTCGAAACAGTTGACTGGAAGTTAACGGTTTTATAGCTCGTTATGAGCTgtcttttcaaatctttaatATTAGTTTATAGATCTTGAATGATTCGTGGCATGTTGACAAGAACTTCTAGGGTTTCACctgccaaaaatagcaaaatatatTACTAGGATATGAGTAGATGCTCTGTATATTTccttgagaaatgatatttgcagtcgtgattgtgcaagtggcgtgcagtcgttttgaaaaaaatgaattaatatgaaactcatatgaaaaaaaattaactttttaattgtggacttcactctttttcaaaacgatgaCGCGGCGTTTacaatttcacgactgtatgtaacattgttCTATTCCCTTTTGGCTTACTCCGGATTTTGTTGGTAGCCATTCATTAAGTAATGGGACGTGGCACCTGTTGTGCCTGATTGGTTGCTTGTTTAGTACTTCTATGTTATTCTGTTATGACCTTTAGGCAGACTCATTTGtcaaagggcaaaaaaaaaaaaaaattgatagaacTTCAGGTATACTCGCCTGAGTCGCCCCGGCGTGGCCGAAACAAGAAtggcaattttctttttctttttcacatcGTCCAAAATGAGCAAACTTGGAAGCACACGATATCAAGTTGGTcggtttaaattttaatattgtatTCGGTAGCCTTCGACCTCATTGAGTCACCGACACCGAAATGATCCACCCGGTTGCCTAGAAAACGTGGGTGCAGTGTGAGAATGTAAATTtcatgtaatcattttgatatataaataaatacaatattgaaaagaaattaattttttaataataaatattattcttttttaaaataattatacgacatTTGTATATATTACGATTGTgcgtagcattactctttttcttAAAGATGAAAATTTGTGCTACAATGGCTTCGTAGTTGGTAGCAAAAATATTGATGTAGATTGTGCCGATTACTGCGGACCAACTTAACCAAATATTGTTCCATCCCATAGCATGGAAATGGCcaacaaagaagaaaagagcCCTCAGGACTGAACCAAAAGACTCTACTCCCCAAAGCTGCTCCTACGGTAGAGTATACTCCAGATTGAAACCTACTTAGAGATTGCGTGCAGTCAAATTTGATTGCCCTCTTTGCCGCCGACACTCTAAGGTTGTCGGGGGTTCTGATTTACAAGTTTTCAAAGATCCTATCAGAAACCAGGTgctcctttttttaatttagtttcttCCCCGGTAAAGGAGAAAAAAGCATGAAGAAATCTTGCCATACATGGGGCCATGGCGCTCATGTCTTCTTAGGTATATCGCCACTAACCCACCAAATCATGCTAAATTTCGAGGGTTCTAGGTCATGTTTATGAACGTATGCCTCATCCAATGAATCTCAGACTGGCGTGCCACCTAGCCTAACACAATCATCAAATGCAACTAGATATTCTAAATCACGGCTAGTCTATAGAATCTACAAAGTACGTTAAGTAATGCAAACATTTCTTGAAGAGACAATCATCCATAACTCGTATAAGAGGAGAGTTGATCTAGCACTGTAATGcagtatttgaaaagataagAACAATCTAGTCTCATTATGATACCTACTTCTTCAGTGCCTGTGGAACGACTATTAATCTTTTGACTTTCATATCCGATCATTGAGAATAATGCCTCAAGCAAGTCTTACAAAgtccattgaaatccatggaaattATGATCAAGGTACGGCACCCCAACAACAATCATCCATCTACAACAAAGAACAAGAATACTAATCAAGGGCAGAACAAA
This sequence is a window from Carya illinoinensis cultivar Pawnee chromosome 9, C.illinoinensisPawnee_v1, whole genome shotgun sequence. Protein-coding genes within it:
- the LOC122274958 gene encoding uncharacterized protein At4g28440-like, with amino-acid sequence METIQPQQQEQGSASRSEKRKPVFVKVDQLKPGTSGHTLIAKVLTSNKVLQKGRAASQHLRQTRIAECLIGDDTATILFTARNDQVDLMKPGATVILRNAKIDMFKGSMRLAVDKWGRIEVTEPAKFTVQEDNNLSLVEYELVNVVEE